The Oleidesulfovibrio alaskensis DSM 16109 genome has a segment encoding these proteins:
- a CDS encoding cytochrome ubiquinol oxidase subunit I has protein sequence MDVVLLSRLQFAIAVFFHFIFVPLTLGLSVMLAIMETMYVRSGNEVYKRMAKFWGKLFIINFALGVVTGITLEFQFGTNWSRYSEYVGDIFGSLLAIEATVAFFLESTFLAVWHFGWEKVSKKVHLFAIWAVAIASNISALWIILANGWMQNPVGYVLRNGRAELDSFYEVLTNVFAWGQYFHTIFASWMLAGFFVLGVSAWHIMRKNELDFFNRSFRLGAVFALLFAVLVAVQGHNHGNTVARLQPAKLAAMESHWETKAGAPMYLLVLPDQENEKNAIEAFGIPNVLSLLAFNDPNAEVLGLKEFPKEDRPPVLLTFLSFRLMVGLGTLFPILAGLAWLWRNKLEQKTWLLKALIYTIPLPYITIMAGWNVAEVGRQPWIVYGMMRTSDAVSPVPAASVATSVIAMVIIYSFLGILDIYLLKKYARKGPQPA, from the coding sequence ATGGATGTCGTCCTGTTGTCACGGCTGCAATTTGCCATAGCCGTTTTTTTCCACTTCATTTTCGTGCCGCTTACTCTGGGCCTTTCCGTGATGCTTGCCATCATGGAAACCATGTACGTGCGCAGCGGCAATGAAGTGTACAAACGTATGGCCAAGTTCTGGGGCAAGCTGTTCATCATCAACTTTGCACTGGGAGTTGTCACCGGCATCACGCTGGAATTCCAGTTCGGCACCAACTGGTCGCGCTATTCCGAATATGTCGGCGACATTTTCGGTTCGCTGCTGGCCATCGAGGCGACCGTCGCTTTCTTCCTTGAATCCACCTTTCTTGCCGTATGGCACTTCGGGTGGGAAAAAGTATCCAAAAAAGTTCACCTGTTCGCCATCTGGGCCGTGGCCATTGCCAGCAACATATCCGCCCTGTGGATCATCCTTGCCAACGGCTGGATGCAGAACCCCGTGGGCTATGTGCTGCGCAACGGCCGTGCAGAACTGGACAGCTTCTACGAAGTGCTGACCAACGTATTTGCGTGGGGCCAGTACTTCCACACCATTTTCGCCTCATGGATGCTTGCCGGTTTCTTTGTGCTGGGTGTTTCCGCATGGCACATCATGCGCAAGAACGAGCTTGATTTCTTTAACCGCTCCTTCCGGCTGGGCGCAGTGTTTGCCCTGCTGTTCGCCGTGCTGGTGGCTGTACAGGGCCACAACCACGGCAACACCGTGGCCAGACTGCAGCCGGCCAAACTGGCAGCCATGGAATCGCACTGGGAAACCAAGGCAGGCGCTCCCATGTACCTGCTGGTACTGCCCGATCAGGAAAACGAAAAGAACGCCATCGAAGCCTTTGGCATTCCCAATGTGCTCTCGCTGCTGGCATTCAATGATCCCAATGCCGAAGTGCTGGGGCTGAAGGAATTCCCCAAGGAAGACCGTCCGCCCGTGCTGCTGACCTTCCTTTCGTTCCGGCTTATGGTCGGTCTGGGTACGCTGTTCCCCATTCTGGCCGGTCTTGCATGGCTGTGGCGCAACAAACTGGAACAGAAGACATGGCTGCTCAAAGCCCTCATCTACACCATTCCGCTGCCGTACATCACCATCATGGCAGGCTGGAACGTGGCAGAGGTGGGCCGCCAGCCGTGGATTGTCTACGGCATGATGCGCACATCAGACGCGGTGTCGCCGGTACCTGCCGCTTCAGTGGCCACATCCGTCATCGCCATGGTGATCATCTATTCATTCCTCGGCATTCTCGACATTTATCTGTTGAAGAAATACGCCAGGAAAGGCCCCCAGCCCGCCTAG
- a CDS encoding iron-sulfur cluster carrier protein MrpORP, whose product MSESCGCSAGGNCSSGGCHENKSPEDLRLESSVSRIRNKVVVMSGKGGVGKSTIAANIAVSLALAGQKVGLLDVDVHGPSIPRLLGLDKAEIRMEERSLLPVPWNANLSVMSVGFMIPDPQQAVIWRGPVKMGFIKQMLSEVAWGDLDFLVVDCPPGTGDEPLSVLQLLGTDARAVIVTTPQAVAVDDVRRSIGFCRELGNPIAGVVENMSGFACPQCDHVEPLFGQGGGEALAKETNVPFLGAVPATSLMSRCGDKGLVFVQAQPENPVAEAIGRIVKPLLAHAGTLHEREGAVPAPQAEGTVKVALPLANGSLCQHFGHCEQFAIVTADTTAKTVLGTENITPPPHEPGVLPRFLAEQGVNVVLAGGMGARAQSLFTGQGINVVTGISGGSPHEVVSAWMQGSLTAGANTCDH is encoded by the coding sequence ATGAGTGAATCTTGCGGTTGCTCCGCCGGTGGAAACTGCTCCTCCGGCGGATGCCATGAAAACAAATCGCCTGAAGATCTGAGGCTGGAAAGCTCGGTGTCGCGCATCCGCAACAAAGTTGTGGTCATGTCCGGCAAGGGCGGCGTGGGCAAAAGCACCATTGCCGCAAACATTGCCGTCTCGCTGGCTCTGGCCGGTCAGAAGGTGGGCCTGCTGGACGTGGACGTACACGGCCCCAGCATTCCGCGTCTGCTCGGTCTGGATAAAGCCGAAATTCGCATGGAAGAACGCTCGCTGCTGCCCGTGCCGTGGAACGCCAACCTGTCCGTCATGTCTGTGGGCTTCATGATTCCCGACCCGCAGCAGGCTGTCATCTGGCGCGGCCCCGTCAAAATGGGCTTCATCAAACAGATGCTTTCAGAAGTTGCGTGGGGCGATCTCGACTTTCTGGTTGTCGACTGCCCTCCCGGCACCGGCGACGAACCGCTGAGCGTGCTGCAGCTGCTGGGCACCGACGCCCGCGCCGTTATTGTGACCACCCCGCAGGCGGTGGCCGTGGACGACGTGCGCCGCTCCATCGGCTTCTGCCGCGAGCTGGGCAACCCCATTGCCGGTGTTGTCGAAAATATGAGCGGCTTTGCCTGCCCGCAGTGCGACCATGTGGAACCGCTGTTCGGGCAGGGGGGCGGCGAAGCGCTGGCAAAAGAAACCAATGTTCCGTTCCTGGGGGCTGTGCCTGCCACATCTCTTATGAGCCGCTGCGGCGACAAGGGTCTGGTATTTGTGCAGGCACAGCCCGAAAATCCCGTGGCCGAGGCCATAGGCCGCATTGTCAAACCGCTGCTGGCGCACGCGGGCACCCTGCATGAACGCGAAGGCGCAGTGCCGGCACCGCAGGCCGAAGGCACCGTAAAGGTGGCTCTGCCGCTGGCCAACGGCAGCCTGTGCCAGCATTTCGGCCACTGCGAACAGTTTGCCATTGTTACGGCTGACACCACGGCAAAAACCGTGCTGGGTACCGAAAACATCACCCCGCCCCCGCACGAACCGGGCGTACTGCCGCGTTTTCTTGCCGAACAGGGCGTCAACGTGGTGCTGGCCGGCGGCATGGGCGCCCGCGCCCAGTCACTGTTCACCGGACAGGGCATCAACGTGGTTACCGGCATCAGCGGCGGCTCGCCCCATGAGGTGGTCAGCGCATGGATGCAGGGCTCGCTGACTGCCGGAGCAAACACCTGCGACCATTAA
- a CDS encoding ATP-binding protein has product MKEIIVISGKGGTGKTSVTAALAATGPVKVLADCDVDAADLHLILQPEVRRTVDFYAGQLASVDPLLCIGCGSCADHCRFDAVTVAADGKWQIRPEFCEGCAVCLHVCPAQAVTMNDRKCGQWFVSDTRHGVMVHAALGIGQENSGKLVTTVRRESAAMAHKEGAQVLLTDGPPGIGCPVIACMSNADMALLVTEPSVSALHDLERAVQLARHFSLPCACVLNKSDVHRQTADEVRAFCLEHKVPVLAELPYDTAVTQAQLQGRSITETDPDRWRPVFENLWTTMLDMLENPAPRAETHIPVMQRVAG; this is encoded by the coding sequence ATGAAGGAAATAATAGTCATCAGCGGCAAGGGCGGCACAGGAAAAACATCCGTCACCGCGGCGCTGGCCGCCACCGGGCCGGTCAAAGTACTGGCCGACTGCGATGTGGACGCCGCAGACCTGCATCTGATTCTGCAGCCCGAAGTGCGGCGCACTGTCGATTTTTATGCCGGACAGCTGGCTTCCGTTGACCCTCTGCTGTGCATCGGCTGCGGGTCGTGCGCCGACCACTGCCGCTTTGATGCCGTAACGGTGGCAGCCGACGGCAAATGGCAGATACGGCCCGAATTCTGCGAAGGCTGTGCGGTATGCCTGCACGTCTGCCCCGCGCAGGCGGTCACCATGAACGACCGCAAATGCGGGCAGTGGTTCGTTTCGGACACGCGGCACGGGGTCATGGTGCACGCGGCACTGGGTATCGGGCAGGAAAATTCCGGCAAACTGGTCACCACCGTACGCCGCGAATCCGCCGCCATGGCGCACAAGGAAGGCGCTCAGGTACTGCTGACCGACGGACCTCCCGGCATAGGATGTCCGGTCATTGCCTGCATGAGCAATGCCGACATGGCCCTGCTGGTGACGGAACCTTCTGTTTCGGCACTGCACGATCTTGAACGCGCGGTGCAGCTTGCGCGGCATTTTTCGCTTCCATGCGCCTGCGTGCTCAACAAAAGCGACGTGCACCGGCAAACGGCCGATGAGGTACGGGCTTTCTGTCTGGAACACAAAGTGCCCGTACTGGCCGAACTGCCCTACGACACCGCCGTGACGCAGGCGCAGCTGCAGGGCAGAAGCATAACCGAAACCGACCCCGACCGATGGCGGCCGGTGTTTGAAAATCTGTGGACAACCATGCTGGATATGCTTGAAAATCCGGCCCCCCGCGCAGAGACGCACATCCCCGTCATGCAGCGGGTGGCGGGCTAG
- a CDS encoding P-loop NTPase: MTRKSMHIAIASGKGGTGKTTLAVNLAVHAARSGHPTVLADCDVEEPNAHLFMPGEPVMTLTHSLPVPAVDKAKCLGDSCRKCVEECRFKALTWMKGVMAFSELCHGCGLCMMICPSGAITETTRPVGTVEIRTPQLPVPAGASAGAAALTLVSGRMRISEAMAPPLIREVKQQAHAVSAGTPNGLTFWDSPPGTSCPMISTVENADYSVLVTEPTPFGLHDLRLAVETLHTLGRPFGVVINRDGMGDGRVREYLDRHRIPLLGTVPHSPQAAQAVSSGRLLIDAVDGMTGCFDRLLHTVLRHAHNAAQHGQEKTA; encoded by the coding sequence ATGACGAGGAAAAGTATGCATATCGCCATAGCCAGCGGCAAAGGCGGCACCGGCAAGACAACCCTTGCGGTCAATCTGGCCGTGCACGCCGCCCGCAGCGGTCACCCCACGGTTCTGGCCGACTGCGATGTGGAAGAACCCAACGCTCACCTTTTCATGCCGGGCGAACCTGTGATGACACTGACGCATTCGCTGCCGGTACCCGCCGTGGACAAGGCCAAATGCCTTGGCGACAGCTGCCGCAAGTGTGTCGAAGAGTGCCGGTTCAAGGCTCTTACATGGATGAAGGGTGTCATGGCCTTTTCAGAACTGTGTCACGGTTGCGGGCTGTGCATGATGATATGCCCTTCCGGCGCCATCACGGAAACCACACGCCCCGTGGGCACCGTGGAAATACGCACACCGCAGCTGCCCGTACCCGCCGGTGCCTCCGCCGGTGCGGCCGCCCTTACGCTGGTTTCCGGCAGAATGAGAATTTCAGAAGCCATGGCACCGCCGCTCATACGCGAAGTAAAGCAGCAGGCCCACGCCGTTTCTGCCGGCACCCCCAACGGACTCACTTTCTGGGACAGCCCTCCCGGCACATCCTGCCCCATGATATCCACCGTGGAAAACGCCGACTACAGCGTGCTGGTGACCGAACCGACGCCTTTCGGACTGCACGACCTGCGCCTTGCGGTGGAAACGCTGCACACGCTCGGCAGACCCTTCGGCGTGGTCATAAACCGCGACGGCATGGGCGACGGCCGCGTGCGCGAATATCTGGACAGGCACCGCATTCCCCTGCTGGGCACCGTACCTCACTCGCCACAGGCGGCACAGGCTGTTTCTTCGGGCAGGCTGCTCATTGATGCCGTGGACGGCATGACAGGCTGCTTTGACAGACTGCTGCATACCGTGCTGCGGCATGCACACAACGCGGCGCAGCACGGACAGGAGAAGACCGCATGA
- a CDS encoding NifB/NifX family molybdenum-iron cluster-binding protein, with amino-acid sequence MIIAISASGQSPESGLDPRFGRAAGFVLFNSETGQFSYKDNTQNLNAPQGAGIQAAMNVADAGASAVITGHVGPKAFQALQQGNVAVYLTDSPTVHDALEAFRQGMLRPADQADKQGHW; translated from the coding sequence ATGATCATTGCCATCAGCGCTTCCGGACAGTCTCCGGAAAGCGGACTGGATCCCCGTTTCGGCAGAGCCGCAGGGTTTGTGCTGTTTAACAGCGAAACCGGACAGTTCAGCTACAAGGACAACACCCAGAATCTGAACGCCCCGCAGGGAGCAGGCATTCAGGCCGCCATGAACGTGGCCGATGCCGGAGCTTCGGCTGTCATCACCGGCCATGTGGGCCCCAAGGCATTTCAGGCTCTGCAGCAGGGCAACGTGGCGGTGTACCTGACCGACAGCCCCACCGTGCATGATGCTCTGGAGGCTTTCCGGCAGGGTATGCTCCGCCCCGCCGATCAGGCCGACAAACAGGGCCACTGGTAA
- a CDS encoding NifB/NifX family molybdenum-iron cluster-binding protein has product MLQRASILAGADVTHLLCGGICGCHRRQLSQAGIIVVPWLCGGVQDIIRAWMHDNLGPHIMPGCPRIQQPRCRARQGQTKQTVKRSTT; this is encoded by the coding sequence ATGCTCCAACGTGCCTCCATTCTGGCCGGGGCAGATGTTACCCACCTGCTGTGCGGAGGCATATGCGGCTGTCACCGCAGGCAGCTTTCGCAGGCTGGCATCATCGTTGTGCCGTGGCTGTGCGGCGGCGTGCAGGACATCATACGCGCATGGATGCATGACAATCTAGGGCCGCACATCATGCCCGGCTGCCCGCGCATCCAGCAGCCGCGCTGCCGCGCCAGACAGGGGCAGACAAAACAAACCGTAAAAAGGAGCACCACATGA
- a CDS encoding sigma-54 interaction domain-containing protein produces the protein MTAPLTIPCETIMQSIADGVFTVDLQWNITFFNSAAESITGIRAQEAVGRKCWEVLRSSLCDGQCALDACMHRNVNVSGKSIFIVRSDGTRVPISISAAPLRDPQGELIGGVETFRDLSEVTLLRKEMQSQYGIEDIVGKSPALSRIFAILPPVARSGSSVLLTGESGTGKELFARALHNHSERAQQPFIAVNCAALPPALLESELFGYKKGAFTDARKDKPGRLALAHGGTLFLDEIGDMPLPLQAKLLRVLQEKKFDPLGGIAPEEADVRIIAATNSNMEQLVEQGGFRRDLYFRLNVVRMELPALRERRSDIPLLAAHFVQRFNTLQNKQVQGLSEDVLATLMRHEFSGNVRELENIIEYAFILCSSGFIQMEHLPDYLQHGTAASGGIGPDSAAHPAPRTPGTTSSLPPAASAPDSVNGAHRHAAFPPSVPQEALTPQNAADRTMTMRDIKKQAVLQALARHGGRRMAACRDLDISKDTLRRILNQPDKA, from the coding sequence GTGACCGCCCCGCTCACCATACCGTGCGAAACCATCATGCAGTCCATTGCGGACGGTGTTTTCACGGTTGATCTTCAGTGGAACATCACTTTTTTCAATTCCGCAGCGGAATCCATAACCGGTATCCGCGCGCAGGAGGCCGTGGGCCGTAAATGCTGGGAAGTTCTGCGCTCCAGCCTGTGCGACGGGCAATGTGCGCTTGATGCCTGCATGCACCGCAATGTCAACGTGTCGGGCAAGTCCATTTTCATCGTCCGCAGCGACGGTACCCGTGTGCCCATATCCATCAGTGCCGCCCCGCTGCGCGACCCGCAGGGAGAACTTATCGGCGGGGTAGAAACATTCCGCGATCTTTCTGAAGTGACTCTGCTGCGCAAGGAAATGCAGAGCCAGTACGGCATTGAGGACATAGTAGGCAAAAGTCCGGCACTTTCGCGGATTTTTGCCATTCTGCCCCCCGTGGCACGCAGCGGCAGCAGCGTGCTGCTGACCGGAGAATCCGGCACCGGCAAAGAACTGTTCGCCCGCGCACTGCACAACCACAGCGAACGGGCACAGCAGCCCTTCATTGCGGTAAACTGCGCGGCACTGCCTCCGGCGTTGCTCGAATCTGAACTGTTCGGCTACAAAAAAGGCGCATTTACCGATGCGCGCAAGGACAAACCCGGCAGGCTGGCGCTGGCACACGGCGGAACGCTTTTTCTGGATGAAATAGGAGACATGCCTCTGCCGCTGCAGGCAAAACTGCTGCGCGTGCTGCAGGAGAAAAAATTTGATCCTCTGGGGGGCATTGCACCGGAAGAAGCCGACGTTCGCATAATCGCCGCCACCAACAGCAATATGGAACAACTTGTTGAACAGGGCGGCTTCCGGCGTGACCTGTATTTCAGGCTGAATGTAGTGCGCATGGAACTGCCCGCCCTGCGTGAACGGCGCAGCGATATCCCCCTTCTGGCCGCCCATTTCGTGCAGCGGTTCAATACCCTGCAGAACAAACAGGTTCAGGGACTGTCCGAAGACGTTCTGGCCACCCTCATGCGGCACGAATTTTCCGGCAACGTACGCGAGCTGGAAAACATTATCGAATACGCATTCATTCTCTGCTCCTCCGGATTCATCCAGATGGAGCACCTGCCTGATTACCTGCAGCACGGCACCGCGGCTTCGGGCGGTATCGGGCCTGACAGCGCGGCACACCCCGCCCCGCGTACCCCCGGCACGACAAGCTCGCTGCCCCCCGCTGCATCCGCTCCCGACAGTGTAAACGGCGCGCACCGGCATGCGGCCTTCCCGCCATCCGTCCCGCAGGAGGCGCTTACACCGCAGAACGCCGCTGACCGGACCATGACCATGCGGGACATAAAAAAGCAGGCTGTGCTGCAGGCGCTGGCACGGCACGGAGGACGGCGCATGGCCGCCTGCCGCGACCTTGATATCAGCAAAGACACGCTGCGCCGCATTCTGAACCAGCCTGACAAGGCGTAA
- a CDS encoding FprA family A-type flavoprotein, whose translation MKALEIKKDVFWVGAVDYDSRDFHGYSLSPQGTTYNAYVVKDEKTVLFDNVKEGFLPTMLCRLSQVTELEKIDYIVCNHLEPDHAGCLPELIERCKPEKIYCSPMGKRSMEAHFDTTGWPVEVVKTGDSINIGKRDIQFVETRMLHWPDSMVSYIPQDKLLICNDAFGQNIACTERFADEIDRAHLAHAMKEYYHNIVLPFSPIVIKTLDLLAELKLDIDMLAPDHGLIFRGEDVQYALDSYRSFAQQKPRKRAVIVFDTMWHSTEKMARAIADGLEAEGVPARLMWLKANHHSAVMTELADCGAVIVGSPTHNNGIMPNVAKMLTYMKGLRPQNKVAAAFGSFGWSGESVKNITGWLEDMGFEVPAEGVKCKHVPKHETYEECYNLGKAVAQALKAKCEA comes from the coding sequence ATGAAAGCACTGGAAATAAAAAAGGACGTGTTCTGGGTAGGCGCGGTGGATTACGACAGCCGCGACTTTCACGGATATTCGCTGTCGCCGCAGGGCACCACATACAATGCCTACGTGGTTAAAGACGAAAAAACCGTTCTTTTCGACAACGTGAAAGAAGGCTTTCTGCCCACCATGCTGTGCCGCCTGTCTCAGGTGACCGAGCTGGAAAAGATAGACTACATTGTCTGCAACCACCTTGAGCCCGACCATGCCGGTTGCCTGCCCGAACTCATCGAACGCTGCAAGCCCGAAAAAATTTACTGCTCGCCCATGGGCAAACGTTCCATGGAAGCGCACTTCGACACCACCGGCTGGCCCGTGGAAGTGGTTAAAACAGGCGATTCCATCAATATCGGCAAGCGTGACATCCAGTTTGTGGAAACCCGCATGCTGCACTGGCCTGATTCCATGGTGTCCTACATTCCGCAGGACAAGCTGCTCATCTGCAACGACGCCTTCGGCCAGAACATAGCCTGCACCGAACGGTTCGCCGATGAAATCGACCGTGCCCATCTGGCCCATGCCATGAAGGAATATTACCACAACATCGTGCTGCCTTTCTCGCCCATTGTCATCAAGACACTGGACCTGCTGGCCGAACTGAAGCTGGACATAGACATGCTGGCCCCCGACCACGGTCTTATTTTCCGCGGCGAAGACGTGCAGTATGCACTGGACTCGTACCGCAGCTTTGCCCAGCAGAAGCCCCGCAAACGGGCTGTAATCGTATTTGACACCATGTGGCATTCCACCGAGAAAATGGCCCGCGCCATTGCCGACGGGCTGGAAGCCGAAGGAGTGCCTGCCCGCCTGATGTGGCTGAAGGCCAACCACCACAGCGCCGTGATGACAGAACTGGCAGACTGCGGCGCCGTAATTGTCGGCTCGCCCACCCACAACAACGGCATTATGCCCAACGTGGCAAAAATGCTCACCTACATGAAAGGGCTGCGTCCGCAGAACAAGGTGGCCGCAGCGTTCGGTTCGTTCGGCTGGTCCGGTGAATCCGTCAAAAACATCACCGGATGGCTGGAAGACATGGGCTTTGAAGTGCCCGCTGAAGGCGTGAAGTGCAAACATGTGCCCAAGCACGAAACGTATGAAGAATGCTACAATCTTGGCAAGGCAGTCGCTCAGGCGCTCAAGGCCAAGTGCGAAGCCTAG
- the rd gene encoding rubredoxin — translation MQKYVCNICGYEYDPAEGDPDNGVAPGTAWEDVPSDWLCPVCGAPKSEFEPA, via the coding sequence ATGCAGAAATACGTTTGCAACATCTGCGGCTACGAATACGACCCCGCCGAAGGCGATCCCGACAACGGCGTAGCTCCCGGCACCGCATGGGAAGATGTTCCTTCTGACTGGCTGTGCCCCGTGTGTGGCGCGCCCAAAAGCGAATTCGAACCTGCATAA
- a CDS encoding desulfoferrodoxin: MPNMLEIYKCNHCGNMVEVMAGGGAPLVCCGEEMELQVEGTVDAAKEKHVPVIEKTANGFLVKVGAVEHPMTDKHWIQWIELIADGRSYTKFLNPGETPEAEFCIKADKVTAREYCNLHGHWKTEL; this comes from the coding sequence ATGCCTAACATGCTCGAAATCTACAAGTGCAATCACTGCGGCAACATGGTTGAAGTTATGGCAGGCGGCGGCGCACCGCTGGTCTGCTGTGGCGAAGAAATGGAACTGCAGGTGGAAGGCACCGTTGACGCCGCCAAGGAAAAGCACGTCCCCGTCATTGAAAAGACCGCGAACGGCTTCCTTGTGAAAGTGGGCGCCGTCGAGCATCCCATGACAGACAAGCACTGGATTCAGTGGATAGAGCTGATCGCCGACGGCCGCAGCTACACCAAATTCCTGAACCCCGGCGAAACCCCCGAAGCCGAATTCTGTATCAAGGCTGACAAAGTGACCGCACGCGAGTACTGCAACCTGCACGGCCACTGGAAAACCGAACTGTAA